From a region of the Thermus caldilimi genome:
- a CDS encoding PASTA domain-containing protein, with translation MILDDRYPVLETLEEKEGITLYRVEGGVVFFFQVRTPEDKERFYRYRAAIKRLGELGLVEAVVSAKPGRYYAFFPERPLARKVPPRAALEALAPLGFGPEHLAMAEEGVAYLSPWPLGSSRRALAQAPSRFRPSFLLGVAPGLLLFLLGLWLFSQGVYRYFNPPEYAVPNLVGKTAREAFLLLKDTGLRLEVVEGNDPTKPKEVVLAQEPPPGTRLRAGRTVRLTLNQARLNPLPELKGLRPEEAEARLTELGYRLAGVAQVESPEPLGTVLASDPPPGTPLPPGATVWLLVSRGASLGPAVPLPQLTGLSQKEALFLLNAMGLQVQVEEVPSGAPPGTVLAQEPAPGTPMPPGSGVRLRVAARGEVLVGALGPSLPPQPEARTVTLALDLPREAEGRQVRLVLLDDRGEHLVYEGEGREGLRVSGTYEVVGEARFRLYLDGELFQEWAP, from the coding sequence ATGATCTTGGACGACCGCTACCCGGTGCTGGAAACCCTCGAGGAGAAGGAGGGGATCACCCTTTATCGGGTGGAGGGCGGGGTGGTTTTCTTTTTCCAGGTGCGCACCCCCGAGGACAAGGAGCGCTTTTACCGGTACCGGGCGGCCATCAAACGCTTAGGGGAGCTTGGGCTTGTGGAGGCGGTGGTTTCCGCCAAGCCCGGGCGTTACTACGCCTTTTTTCCGGAACGTCCCCTGGCCCGGAAAGTGCCGCCCCGGGCTGCCCTCGAGGCCCTGGCTCCCTTGGGTTTTGGCCCGGAGCATCTGGCCATGGCCGAGGAGGGGGTGGCCTATCTGTCCCCCTGGCCCCTGGGTTCTTCCCGGCGGGCCTTGGCCCAGGCTCCTTCCCGCTTTCGGCCAAGCTTTCTGCTTGGGGTGGCCCCGGGCCTCCTCCTCTTCCTCCTGGGGCTGTGGCTTTTTTCCCAAGGGGTTTACCGCTACTTCAATCCCCCGGAGTACGCTGTGCCGAACCTGGTGGGCAAAACCGCCAGGGAGGCCTTTCTCCTTTTGAAGGATACGGGGCTCAGGCTGGAGGTGGTGGAGGGGAACGACCCGACCAAGCCCAAGGAGGTGGTGCTGGCCCAAGAGCCTCCACCGGGAACCCGCCTTAGGGCGGGGCGCACCGTGCGCCTCACCCTGAACCAAGCCCGGCTGAATCCCCTGCCCGAGCTGAAGGGGCTGCGCCCGGAGGAGGCGGAGGCCAGGCTCACCGAGCTGGGCTACCGCTTGGCCGGGGTGGCCCAGGTGGAAAGCCCAGAGCCTCTGGGCACGGTCCTGGCCAGCGATCCACCCCCTGGTACTCCTTTGCCCCCTGGGGCCACGGTGTGGCTTCTGGTCTCCCGGGGAGCTTCCCTGGGTCCCGCGGTGCCCCTTCCCCAGCTCACGGGTTTAAGCCAAAAGGAAGCGCTTTTCCTCCTGAACGCCATGGGTCTGCAGGTCCAGGTGGAGGAGGTGCCCTCCGGAGCTCCGCCTGGGACGGTGTTGGCCCAGGAGCCCGCCCCTGGCACCCCCATGCCGCCGGGAAGCGGGGTGCGCCTAAGGGTGGCGGCAAGGGGAGAGGTGCTGGTGGGGGCTTTGGGCCCTTCCCTTCCCCCCCAGCCCGAGGCCCGCACCGTGACCCTGGCCCTGGACCTTCCCCGGGAGGCGGAGGGACGCCAGGTGCGCTTGGTGCTTTTGGACGACCGGGGGGAGCACCTGGTTTACGAGGGGGAAGGACGGGAGGGCTTGAGGGTTTCGGGTACCTATGAGGTGGTGGGGGAGGCCCGCTTCCGCCTTTACCTGGATGGGGAGCTCTTCCAGGAGTGGGCTCCCTGA
- a CDS encoding NAD(P)/FAD-dependent oxidoreductase, with product MWDVLVVGGGPSGLSAALFLARAGLKVLVLDGGHSKIAQVSRVPNYPGLLDEPSGEELIERLKEHARRYGAEIQRGVVTGVRDLGGVFEVETEEGVVEAERLLLCTHKDPTLPSLLGLTRKGVHIETDEAGRTSYPRVYAAGVARGKVPGHAIVSAGDGAYVAVHLISDLRGEPYKDHAT from the coding sequence ATGTGGGACGTTCTCGTGGTAGGCGGCGGCCCCTCGGGTCTTTCCGCGGCCCTTTTCCTCGCCAGGGCCGGGCTTAAGGTCCTGGTGCTGGACGGAGGCCATTCCAAGATCGCCCAGGTGAGCCGGGTTCCCAACTACCCTGGCCTTCTGGACGAACCCTCGGGCGAGGAGCTCATAGAGAGGCTCAAAGAGCACGCCCGCCGCTACGGGGCAGAGATCCAAAGGGGCGTGGTCACGGGGGTGCGGGACCTGGGAGGGGTCTTTGAAGTGGAAACCGAGGAGGGCGTGGTGGAAGCGGAAAGGCTTCTCCTCTGCACCCACAAAGACCCCACTCTACCCTCCCTCCTGGGCCTTACCCGCAAGGGAGTCCACATAGAAACCGACGAGGCCGGCCGTACCAGCTATCCCAGGGTCTACGCCGCCGGGGTGGCCCGGGGCAAGGTGCCGGGACACGCCATCGTGAGCGCAGGGGACGGGGCCTACGTGGCCGTGCACCTGATCTCCGACCTGCGTGGGGAGCCCTACAAAGACCACGCCACCTGA
- a CDS encoding acetyl-CoA hydrolase/transferase family protein, whose translation MSYRKKLTSPEDAVTLIRSGMRVFVSGNAATPTPILKALAARKDELENVELVHLLQMGEDPFASPEMEGHFRRRSLFVGPTDREAVNQGRADYVPIMLHQVPWLFKRRILPLDAAIVQVSPPDEHGFCSLGVEVIATKAALEAAPIVIAMVNPRMPRTLGDTFVHISRLTAIVEVDWPLPELKREGFGEVERRIGEHVASLIEDGATLQMGIGAIPDAVLASLEGRRDLGVHTEMISDGVLEAFEKGLITGAKKTLHPGKVIGTFVLGSERLYRFVHDNPLFELHPTDYVNDPFVVAQNRKMVAINSAIEVDLTGQVVADSIGTRIYSGFGGQLDFIRGAARSEGGKPIIALPSTAKGHSRIVPYLRPGAGVVTTRADVHYVVTEWGIAELFGRSLRERAMALIAVAHPDFREELLEAAWERRLLPRSYPGANLKNASEPHP comes from the coding sequence ATGAGCTACCGCAAGAAGCTGACTTCCCCCGAGGATGCCGTCACCCTCATCCGATCCGGGATGCGGGTCTTCGTTTCCGGAAACGCCGCCACCCCTACCCCCATTCTGAAGGCCCTGGCCGCCCGCAAGGATGAGCTGGAGAACGTGGAACTTGTCCACCTTTTGCAGATGGGGGAGGATCCCTTTGCCTCCCCGGAGATGGAGGGCCATTTCCGCCGCCGCTCCCTCTTCGTGGGGCCCACCGACCGGGAGGCGGTGAACCAGGGCCGGGCGGACTACGTGCCCATCATGCTCCACCAGGTGCCCTGGCTCTTCAAAAGGCGTATCCTCCCCCTGGACGCGGCCATTGTCCAGGTTTCCCCCCCGGACGAGCACGGCTTCTGCTCCCTGGGGGTGGAGGTCATCGCCACCAAGGCGGCCCTCGAGGCCGCCCCTATCGTCATCGCCATGGTGAACCCCAGGATGCCCCGCACCCTGGGGGACACCTTCGTCCACATTTCCCGCCTTACCGCCATCGTGGAAGTGGACTGGCCCCTGCCCGAGCTGAAGCGGGAGGGCTTCGGCGAGGTGGAGCGCAGGATCGGGGAGCACGTGGCGAGCCTCATCGAGGATGGGGCCACCCTGCAGATGGGTATCGGGGCCATTCCCGATGCCGTGCTGGCCAGCCTGGAAGGCCGCCGCGACCTGGGGGTGCACACGGAGATGATTTCCGATGGCGTGCTGGAGGCCTTTGAAAAGGGCCTCATCACCGGGGCCAAAAAGACCCTCCATCCCGGGAAGGTGATCGGCACCTTCGTCCTGGGTTCCGAGCGCCTCTACCGCTTCGTCCACGACAACCCCCTCTTCGAACTCCACCCCACGGACTACGTGAATGACCCCTTCGTGGTGGCCCAGAACCGCAAGATGGTGGCCATCAACTCGGCCATCGAGGTGGACCTCACCGGCCAGGTGGTGGCGGACTCCATCGGCACCCGGATTTACTCGGGGTTCGGCGGCCAGCTGGACTTCATCCGGGGGGCGGCCCGGAGCGAGGGGGGAAAGCCCATCATCGCCCTCCCCTCTACCGCCAAGGGGCATAGCCGCATCGTTCCCTACCTGAGGCCGGGGGCAGGGGTGGTCACCACCCGGGCCGATGTCCACTATGTGGTCACCGAGTGGGGCATCGCCGAACTCTTTGGCCGTTCCCTGAGGGAGAGGGCCATGGCCCTTATTGCAGTGGCCCACCCCGACTTCCGGGAGGAGCTCCTCGAGGCCGCCTGGGAGCGGAGGCTCCTGCCCCGGAGCTATCCGGGGGCCAATCTCAAGAACGCCAGCGAGCCGCACCCTTGA
- a CDS encoding VanW family protein: MWRGALWAWFLGLALAQSGGGPPALTAVLVLEEDVIEEGRLVTYTGVQRYPVASEAELKALLKRLAREPRPPRFVLQEGQWRGVEKKGIAFDEAEALAAYREALGAGRKSFRLPTRHTPPNPTLRELHALGVKEHLATGETDFRGSSRERTHNLLLASNKLDGLLIPPGTFSFNQALGPVTEEEGYKEALVIVGDRTEQGVGGGVCQVSTTLFRAFFLAGLPIKERHAHSYQVAYYKPTGLDAAVIQPYKDLKVLNDTPGHILVQRSVVGTTLRFHLFGTKDREVRWEGPFISDRKPPLPPREIPDPSLPPGMRKQVDFAAQGAQVEVRRTVRYRDGRVHEDKVVSVYRPWGAVYLVGPSPAPKAPPAPPAPGGGAP, translated from the coding sequence ATGTGGCGTGGGGCTCTTTGGGCGTGGTTTCTCGGCTTGGCCCTAGCCCAAAGCGGGGGCGGTCCTCCTGCCCTGACGGCGGTGTTGGTCCTCGAGGAGGACGTCATCGAGGAGGGGCGCCTGGTCACCTACACCGGGGTCCAGCGCTACCCCGTGGCCTCGGAGGCGGAGCTCAAGGCGCTGCTAAAAAGGCTCGCCCGCGAACCCCGGCCCCCCCGGTTCGTCCTCCAGGAGGGGCAGTGGCGGGGGGTGGAGAAGAAGGGCATCGCCTTTGACGAAGCCGAGGCCCTTGCCGCCTACCGGGAAGCCTTGGGGGCGGGGCGCAAGAGCTTCCGCCTGCCTACGCGCCACACCCCCCCAAACCCGACCCTTCGGGAGCTCCACGCCCTGGGGGTCAAGGAGCACCTGGCCACGGGGGAGACCGATTTCCGGGGCTCCAGCCGGGAGCGTACCCACAACCTGCTCCTGGCCTCCAACAAGCTGGATGGCCTTCTGATTCCCCCAGGCACCTTCTCCTTCAACCAGGCCCTGGGGCCGGTCACGGAGGAGGAAGGATACAAGGAAGCCTTGGTTATCGTGGGGGACCGCACAGAGCAGGGCGTGGGGGGTGGGGTCTGCCAGGTTTCCACCACCTTGTTCCGGGCCTTTTTCCTTGCCGGGCTACCCATAAAGGAGCGCCATGCCCACAGCTACCAGGTGGCCTACTACAAGCCCACGGGCCTGGACGCCGCCGTGATCCAGCCCTACAAGGACCTGAAGGTCCTAAACGACACCCCCGGGCACATCCTGGTCCAACGCTCGGTGGTGGGCACCACCCTCCGCTTTCACCTTTTCGGCACCAAGGACCGGGAGGTGCGCTGGGAAGGCCCCTTCATCTCCGATAGAAAACCCCCCTTGCCCCCCCGGGAGATCCCAGACCCCTCCCTCCCCCCCGGGATGCGCAAGCAGGTGGACTTCGCCGCCCAAGGGGCCCAGGTGGAGGTGAGGCGCACCGTGCGCTACCGGGATGGCCGGGTGCATGAGGACAAGGTGGTGAGCGTCTACCGGCCCTGGGGAGCGGTTTATCTCGTGGGACCTAGCCCAGCTCCAAAAGCACCGCCCGCTCCACCGGCACCAGGCGGTGGGGCTCCGTGA
- a CDS encoding YraN family protein codes for MKGGWAEDLALAYLLGQGYRLLGRNRRTPFGEVDLFLEKDGIYVLVEVKQRSSGTYGTPLEALTPQKVERLLQSARYLLRRDDLPVRLEAILVHGTPRAHRIEHLVLEV; via the coding sequence GTGAAAGGGGGTTGGGCCGAGGACCTGGCGCTTGCCTACCTCCTTGGGCAAGGCTACCGGCTTCTTGGCCGCAACCGCCGCACCCCCTTTGGCGAGGTGGACCTGTTTCTGGAAAAGGACGGAATTTATGTGCTGGTGGAGGTCAAGCAAAGGAGCTCGGGGACTTACGGCACGCCCCTCGAGGCCCTCACCCCCCAAAAGGTGGAACGTCTGCTTCAGAGCGCCCGCTACCTTTTGCGCCGGGACGACCTCCCGGTGAGGCTCGAGGCTATCCTGGTCCATGGGACCCCGAGGGCCCACCGGATAGAGCACCTGGTGTTGGAAGTGTAG
- a CDS encoding HEPN domain-containing protein, with translation MAPLDWEEWARWHAQAQHTLASGKQDLEEGDYDWASFKAHQAGEYALKGLLRGLGRPAFGHALIRLLQALKEAGHEVPEALEEKARTLDAHYIPARYPDAYPEGSPYEYYTRARAEEALRAAEGVLKWAEEVWRGLGSP, from the coding sequence ATGGCACCCCTGGACTGGGAGGAATGGGCAAGATGGCACGCACAAGCCCAGCATACCCTGGCCTCCGGAAAGCAGGACCTGGAGGAAGGGGACTACGACTGGGCCAGCTTTAAGGCCCACCAGGCGGGGGAATACGCCCTTAAGGGCCTGCTACGGGGACTAGGACGGCCCGCCTTTGGACACGCCCTGATCCGCCTGCTCCAGGCGCTGAAGGAAGCGGGCCATGAGGTCCCCGAAGCCTTGGAAGAAAAGGCGCGCACCTTGGACGCCCATTACATTCCCGCCCGCTATCCCGATGCCTACCCCGAGGGAAGCCCCTACGAGTACTACACGCGGGCCCGGGCTGAGGAGGCCCTAAGGGCCGCCGAGGGCGTTCTGAAATGGGCAGAGGAGGTTTGGCGTGGCCTCGGAAGCCCTTAG
- a CDS encoding alanyl-tRNA editing protein, with translation MRLYQLDSYATRFQAQVVRAWSDEKGHHVVLSQTLFYPESGGQPADTGVLKGEFGQVRVLHVFEEAKAFGDVVHRVDALIPEGAEVEGEIDWNRRFRHMQRHTAQHILSQALLRAGGYHTVAVSLDSPVSTVDLEEEVEEAKLQEAEALANFAVYADYPIEAFGVSEEELTRYPLRRPPKVQGQVRLVRIGDFDLAACGGTHLRSSAQAGPIKVLKWERYKGGSRVYFMAGWEALEDYHAKHALLSRLALSFSTSPLELEKPVRRLQEEVYALKGENLELKGALVEALLPRALEERVLLVPASVLGDLAKRLLSWSEKTFLLLSPEGRFATLGPGRQEVLERLKALGARGGGKEVVQGSLPKDKVAAALDPGLVS, from the coding sequence ATGAGGCTTTACCAACTGGACAGCTACGCCACCCGCTTCCAAGCCCAAGTCGTGCGGGCCTGGAGCGATGAGAAGGGCCACCATGTCGTGCTTTCTCAAACCCTCTTTTACCCGGAGTCCGGAGGGCAACCTGCGGACACGGGGGTGCTGAAAGGAGAGTTTGGCCAGGTGCGGGTGCTTCACGTCTTTGAGGAGGCCAAGGCCTTCGGGGATGTGGTGCACCGTGTGGACGCCCTTATCCCCGAGGGAGCGGAGGTGGAGGGGGAGATTGACTGGAACCGGCGCTTCCGCCACATGCAGCGCCACACCGCCCAGCATATCCTTTCCCAGGCCCTGCTCAGGGCCGGGGGGTACCACACCGTTGCCGTGAGCCTGGATAGCCCGGTTTCCACCGTGGACCTCGAGGAGGAAGTAGAGGAGGCCAAGCTGCAAGAGGCCGAAGCCTTGGCCAACTTTGCCGTGTACGCGGACTACCCCATAGAGGCCTTTGGGGTTTCTGAGGAGGAGCTTACCCGTTACCCTTTAAGGCGGCCTCCCAAGGTTCAGGGCCAGGTGCGCCTGGTGCGGATTGGGGACTTCGACCTGGCGGCCTGCGGGGGCACCCACTTGAGAAGCAGTGCCCAGGCGGGCCCCATCAAGGTCCTGAAGTGGGAGCGGTATAAGGGGGGAAGCCGGGTGTACTTCATGGCGGGGTGGGAGGCTTTGGAGGATTACCATGCCAAGCACGCCCTGCTTTCCCGCTTAGCCCTTTCCTTCTCCACCAGCCCCCTGGAGCTGGAAAAACCGGTGCGCCGGCTTCAGGAGGAGGTGTACGCCCTAAAGGGCGAGAACCTGGAGCTTAAGGGGGCTTTGGTGGAGGCCCTCCTGCCCCGGGCCCTCGAGGAGAGGGTGCTCCTGGTGCCGGCTTCCGTCCTGGGGGACCTGGCCAAGAGGCTTCTTTCCTGGAGCGAGAAGACCTTTTTGCTCCTGTCCCCCGAGGGCCGCTTCGCCACCCTGGGCCCCGGCCGGCAGGAGGTTTTGGAAAGGCTCAAGGCCCTTGGGGCCAGGGGCGGGGGAAAAGAGGTGGTCCAGGGAAGCCTGCCCAAGGACAAGGTGGCCGCCGCCTTGGACCCGGGCCTCGTAAGCTAA
- the topA gene encoding type I DNA topoisomerase produces the protein MLGPGYEVRASLGHVADLPERELGVDVERDFAPIYEIKRDKKPVVEELKRAAKGKRLLIATDPDREGEAIGWHVARLLGRDPGEPLRVEFHEITPKVVRQAVQNPRPIDQNLVDAQQARRVLDRLVGYNLSPLLSLEFRKRALSAGRVQSVALRLLVEREEEIEAFRPEEYWTLEGVFALGQDRTLSASLYEVEGKRLWAGQGEKEGKLHLANEAQAKALAEEVKGRSYRVVQVETKERRKSPPPPFTTSTLQQAASSRLGYTASRTMRIAQRLYEGVDLPEGTVGLITYMRTDSVRVSPEALQSAREVIRELFGPEYLPEGPRVYRNRKEGVQDAHEAIRPTDVRRTPDSVRKYLSEEEYRLYDLIWRRFVASQMRDALYDQTVVLLRDEGEKSRFTFRASGSVLKFEGYLKAWGRGDEGGVAQAVSEGQEVEAEPPLPPVAEGTGAELLEVKAQQHFTEPPPRYTDASLVKTMEELSIGRPSTYAPTLETLEKRGYMVRKGRTLLPTPLGRQVTHYLKERFPQVVAYEFTARMEDRLDQVEEGKAPWPKVVWEFYEPFLGELAQVPKKTCPRCGRPLELKVSRYGQFLGCTGYPDCTYTEPLERKKEAEPIGEACPKCGRPLVRKEGRYGSFIACSGYPECDYTRDDGESTGHTCPKCGGQVLKKRSRRGKPYYKCENNACDFLSFYPLLDRTCPFCGWPLVNKGEGACMNPACPVHDPKLVPPPKASSRAAFPSGDSASKGRRSSRRKVARAGGSRTGAKAKGQVQEPSPPKPPKDWEELKPFLSELPSEERRAVEALVLGEPLSPEAARLAQRAIFKLRMRKGRARKEAVT, from the coding sequence ATGCTGGGTCCCGGCTACGAGGTGCGGGCCAGCCTGGGGCACGTGGCCGACCTGCCGGAACGGGAGCTCGGGGTGGATGTGGAGCGGGACTTCGCCCCCATCTACGAGATAAAAAGGGACAAGAAGCCCGTGGTGGAGGAGCTCAAGCGGGCGGCAAAGGGCAAGCGCCTCCTCATCGCCACCGACCCCGACCGGGAAGGGGAGGCCATCGGCTGGCATGTGGCGAGGCTTCTGGGCCGCGACCCCGGGGAGCCCCTAAGGGTGGAGTTCCACGAGATCACCCCCAAGGTGGTGCGGCAGGCGGTTCAGAACCCGAGGCCCATCGACCAGAACCTGGTGGATGCCCAGCAGGCCCGTAGGGTCCTGGATCGTCTGGTGGGCTATAACCTTTCTCCTCTTCTTTCCCTGGAGTTCCGCAAGCGGGCCCTCTCCGCGGGAAGGGTTCAGAGCGTGGCCTTGCGGCTTTTGGTGGAGCGGGAGGAGGAGATCGAGGCCTTCCGCCCGGAGGAGTACTGGACCCTCGAGGGGGTTTTCGCCCTGGGCCAGGACCGAACCCTTTCCGCAAGCCTCTATGAGGTGGAGGGCAAGCGGCTATGGGCCGGCCAGGGGGAGAAGGAGGGGAAGCTCCACCTGGCGAACGAGGCCCAGGCGAAGGCTCTGGCCGAGGAGGTCAAGGGGCGGTCCTATCGCGTGGTCCAGGTGGAAACCAAGGAGCGCCGCAAATCCCCCCCGCCTCCTTTCACCACCTCCACCCTGCAGCAGGCGGCCAGTAGCCGCCTGGGCTACACCGCAAGCCGTACCATGCGCATTGCTCAGCGCCTCTACGAGGGCGTGGATCTTCCTGAAGGGACGGTGGGCCTCATCACCTACATGCGCACCGACTCGGTGCGGGTTTCCCCAGAGGCCCTACAGTCCGCTCGGGAGGTGATCCGGGAACTTTTTGGCCCTGAGTACCTGCCTGAAGGCCCCAGGGTTTACCGGAACCGCAAGGAGGGGGTGCAGGATGCCCACGAGGCCATCCGGCCCACCGATGTGCGGCGCACCCCCGATAGTGTAAGGAAGTACCTTTCCGAGGAGGAATATCGCCTTTATGACCTCATCTGGCGGCGCTTTGTCGCCAGCCAGATGCGGGATGCCCTCTACGACCAGACGGTGGTGCTCCTTAGGGATGAGGGGGAGAAGTCCCGCTTTACCTTCCGCGCCTCGGGCTCGGTGCTCAAGTTTGAGGGGTACCTGAAGGCCTGGGGGCGGGGGGATGAAGGGGGGGTGGCGCAGGCGGTAAGCGAGGGCCAAGAGGTGGAGGCGGAACCTCCCTTGCCCCCGGTGGCGGAGGGCACAGGGGCTGAGCTTTTGGAGGTCAAGGCCCAGCAGCACTTTACCGAGCCCCCGCCCCGGTACACGGACGCTAGCCTGGTGAAGACCATGGAGGAGCTTTCCATCGGGCGGCCCTCCACCTATGCCCCTACCCTGGAAACCCTGGAAAAGCGGGGGTACATGGTGCGCAAGGGGCGCACCCTGCTGCCCACGCCCTTGGGTCGCCAGGTGACCCACTACCTTAAGGAGCGGTTTCCCCAAGTAGTGGCCTACGAGTTCACCGCCCGCATGGAGGACCGCCTGGACCAGGTGGAGGAGGGGAAAGCCCCCTGGCCCAAGGTGGTTTGGGAGTTCTATGAGCCCTTCCTGGGGGAGCTTGCCCAGGTACCCAAGAAGACCTGCCCCCGGTGCGGGAGGCCTTTGGAGCTCAAGGTAAGCCGCTACGGGCAGTTTCTGGGATGCACCGGCTACCCGGACTGCACCTATACGGAGCCTTTGGAAAGGAAAAAGGAGGCCGAGCCTATCGGGGAGGCTTGCCCCAAGTGCGGAAGGCCCTTGGTGCGCAAGGAAGGTCGGTATGGGAGCTTTATCGCTTGCTCGGGCTACCCCGAGTGCGACTACACCCGGGACGACGGCGAGTCCACGGGGCACACCTGCCCCAAGTGCGGAGGCCAGGTCCTAAAGAAGCGAAGCCGCCGGGGAAAGCCCTACTACAAGTGCGAGAACAACGCCTGCGATTTCCTTTCCTTCTACCCCCTTTTGGACCGGACCTGCCCCTTCTGTGGTTGGCCCTTGGTGAACAAGGGGGAGGGGGCCTGCATGAACCCCGCCTGCCCGGTCCATGATCCCAAGCTGGTTCCTCCTCCTAAGGCTTCCAGCCGGGCTGCTTTCCCCTCAGGGGATTCAGCTTCCAAGGGCAGAAGGTCCTCCCGCCGCAAGGTTGCTAGGGCAGGAGGAAGCCGCACTGGGGCCAAGGCTAAGGGACAGGTGCAGGAACCTTCCCCACCCAAGCCACCCAAGGACTGGGAGGAGCTAAAGCCCTTCCTCAGTGAACTTCCTTCGGAAGAGCGCAGGGCGGTGGAGGCCTTGGTCCTCGGGGAACCCCTTTCCCCGGAGGCGGCCAGGCTGGCCCAGCGGGCCATCTTTAAGCTACGTATGAGGAAGGGCCGCGCCAGGAAGGAGGCGGTTACCTGA
- a CDS encoding pseudouridine synthase → MRGERLDKLLARLGLGSRKEVARLVRAGRVRVAGEAVRDPGFHVPEGVPVEVDGKPLALRRHHHILLHKPAGYVTSRTEEPSVYVLLSGFPTRDLFPVGRLDKDTEGLLLFTTDGELLHRLTHPRHKVEKRYLVHLERPATEEDRRAFAEGLILEGERLLPAALSWGEDPTWVELVLREGRFHQVKRMFQARGNRVVYLKRLALGLLELGDLPLGEARPLTPEEEGALYQGVGLFTECSQGT, encoded by the coding sequence ATGAGGGGGGAAAGGCTCGACAAGCTCCTGGCCCGCTTGGGCCTGGGGAGCCGCAAGGAGGTGGCCCGCCTGGTGCGGGCCGGGCGGGTGCGGGTGGCGGGGGAGGCGGTGCGGGACCCCGGCTTCCACGTGCCGGAAGGGGTGCCCGTGGAGGTGGACGGGAAGCCCCTGGCGCTTCGCCGCCACCACCACATCCTCCTGCACAAGCCCGCGGGCTACGTGACGAGCCGGACCGAGGAGCCGAGCGTGTACGTCCTCCTTTCGGGCTTTCCCACCCGGGACCTTTTCCCGGTGGGCCGCCTGGACAAGGACACGGAAGGGCTCCTCCTCTTCACCACCGACGGCGAACTCCTTCACCGCCTCACCCACCCCCGGCACAAGGTGGAGAAGCGCTACCTGGTCCATCTGGAGCGTCCGGCCACGGAGGAGGACCGAAGGGCCTTCGCCGAGGGGCTTATACTGGAGGGCGAGCGGCTTCTGCCCGCGGCGCTTTCCTGGGGGGAAGATCCCACTTGGGTGGAGCTTGTCCTGCGGGAAGGGCGCTTTCACCAGGTGAAGCGCATGTTCCAGGCCCGGGGGAACCGGGTGGTTTACCTGAAGCGGTTGGCCTTGGGCCTCCTGGAGCTGGGGGACTTGCCCCTAGGGGAGGCCCGTCCCCTTACCCCGGAGGAGGAGGGGGCCCTATACCAAGGGGTGGGCCTTTTCACGGAGTGTTCACAGGGAACGTGA
- a CDS encoding SDR family NAD(P)-dependent oxidoreductase, with protein sequence MGLFEGRGVLVTGAARGIGRAIARAFAREGALVALCDLHPQGRGVAEEIGGFFVQADLAEERDRVRFVEEAAHALGRVDVLVNNAAISAPGSALTVKLPEWRRVLEVNITAPMHLSALAAREMVKVGGGAIVNVASVQGLFAEQENAAYNASKGGLVNLTRSLALDLAPLGIRVNAVAPGAIATEAVLEAIALSEDPERTRRDWEDLHALRRLGQPEEVAEAVLFLASEKASFITGAILPVDGGMTASFMMAGRPV encoded by the coding sequence ATGGGGCTTTTTGAGGGAAGGGGAGTCTTGGTGACGGGAGCGGCCCGGGGTATCGGCCGGGCCATCGCCCGGGCCTTTGCCCGGGAAGGGGCCTTGGTAGCCCTTTGCGACCTGCATCCCCAGGGGCGGGGGGTGGCGGAGGAGATCGGGGGCTTCTTCGTGCAGGCGGACCTGGCCGAGGAGAGGGACCGGGTGCGTTTCGTGGAGGAGGCAGCCCATGCTCTGGGACGGGTGGACGTGCTGGTCAATAATGCGGCCATCAGCGCCCCAGGGTCGGCCCTGACCGTGAAGCTCCCCGAGTGGCGAAGGGTTTTGGAGGTGAACATCACCGCCCCCATGCACCTCTCGGCCTTAGCGGCTCGGGAAATGGTCAAGGTGGGGGGCGGGGCCATCGTGAACGTGGCCAGCGTCCAGGGGCTTTTCGCCGAGCAGGAAAACGCCGCCTACAACGCTTCCAAGGGAGGGCTGGTCAACCTCACCCGTTCCTTGGCCCTGGACCTGGCTCCCTTGGGCATCCGGGTGAACGCCGTGGCCCCGGGGGCCATCGCCACGGAGGCGGTGCTGGAGGCCATCGCTCTTTCCGAGGACCCGGAGAGAACCCGCCGGGACTGGGAGGACCTCCACGCCCTGAGGAGGCTGGGCCAGCCTGAGGAAGTGGCGGAGGCGGTACTCTTCCTGGCCTCGGAAAAGGCCAGCTTCATCACTGGGGCCATTCTCCCCGTGGATGGGGGAATGACCGCCAGCTTCATGATGGCGGGAAGGCCAGTTTAA
- a CDS encoding nucleotidyltransferase domain-containing protein — translation MASEALRLRMAAWEALLEEARAYATRVRETLGEARVYLYGSVARGSFNLESDIDLLVVSPHLPKDPLERFLLLQGLNPGRVEAKGLTPEEFAKAMAKGALWWLEGALEL, via the coding sequence GTGGCCTCGGAAGCCCTTAGGCTGCGAATGGCCGCCTGGGAGGCCCTCCTGGAAGAGGCCCGAGCCTACGCCACAAGGGTGCGGGAAACCCTGGGAGAGGCCCGGGTTTACCTTTATGGCTCGGTGGCCCGGGGTAGCTTCAACCTGGAAAGCGACATCGACCTCCTGGTGGTCTCCCCCCATCTGCCGAAAGACCCCTTAGAACGCTTCCTCCTCCTCCAGGGCCTTAACCCCGGGCGGGTGGAGGCCAAGGGCCTAACCCCGGAGGAATTCGCCAAGGCCATGGCCAAAGGGGCCCTGTGGTGGCTGGAAGGGGCTTTGGAGCTATGA